Proteins found in one Homalodisca vitripennis isolate AUS2020 chromosome 4, UT_GWSS_2.1, whole genome shotgun sequence genomic segment:
- the LOC124361129 gene encoding KRAB-A domain-containing protein 2-like: MSQVNSSISSSSDRLSLMKLRFSAELVKIRNASAKNGVFLTEDDYKKLVLEVEDAKAKPRKEPRHYWLLNRYDVMIVENVQKLIHPLKQGDSVVKFYVHDSDLFTVLHEAHVAIGHGGRDRMLKELDIKYKNVTRHDVELCISLCEPCQKKQKGSKRGVVVKPLISSEFNSRCQVDLIDFQSQPDREFKFIMVYQDHLTKFVILKPLKTKTAEEVAYHLVDIFTLIGAPSILQSDNGREFANKIVYNLKDYWPTLKIVHGKPRHSQSQGSVERANQDIENMISTWMQDEKTDRWSEGLRFVQLMKNRALHSGIKRTPYEDLFGCKVKIGLTASSLPRDILDSINSEEDLERVVNNMHTTET, translated from the coding sequence ATGTCACAAGTGAACAGTAGTATCAGTAGTTCTAGTGATCGTTTATCGCTAATGAAACTTCGTTTTAGTGCCGAACTTGTAAAAATTCGGAATGCAAGTGCTAAAAATGGTGTTTTTTTGACTGAAGATGACTATAAGAAGCTGGTGTTGGAGGTCGAAGATGCCAAGGCCAAGCCCAGAAAGGAACCTCGTCACTACTGGCTACTCAACAGGTATGATGTAATGATCGTAGAAAATGTGCAAAAACTAATACACCCATTAAAACAAGGAGAcagtgttgtaaaattttatgtccacgattcagatttatttactgttctCCATGAAGCTCATGTAGCTATTGGTCATGGTGGAAGAGATCGAATGTTAAAAGAGCTtgatattaagtacaaaaatgttacacgTCATGATGTTGAGCTATGTATTAGTTTGTGTGAGCCATGTCAGAAGAAACAAAAGGGTTCGAAAAGAGGAGTGGTAGTAAAGCCCCTGATTTCATCAGAATTTAATTCTCGTTGTCAAGTAGATTTAATTGATTTCCAGTCACAGCCCGACAGGGAGTTTAAGTTCATAATGGTCTATCAGGATCATTtgacaaaatttgtgattcttAAGCCTCTCAAAACTAAAACCGCTGAGGAAGTAGCATATCACctagttgatatttttactctCATTGGAGCACCAAGTATATTGCAGTCAGACAATGGaagggagtttgcaaacaaaatagtttacaatttaaaagattattggcCTACGTTAAAAATCGTTCATGGCAAACCACGTCATTCTCAAAGTCAGGGTAGTGTAGAACGTGCAAACCAAGATATTGAAAACATGATTTCGACTTGGATGCAAGATGAAAAAACTGACCGTTGGAGTGAGGGATTGAGATTTGTGCAACTTATGAAAAATAGAGCTTTACATTCAGGAATCAAAAGAACGCCCTATGAGGATCTCTTCGGCTGTAAAGTAAAAATCGGTCTTACAGCATCTTCTCTGCCTCGAGACATTTTGGATTCCATTAACAGCGAAGAAGATTTGGAAAGAGTGGTTAATAACATGCACACAACAGAAACATAA